The following is a genomic window from Alkaliphilus sp. B6464.
AATCACTGTGGATGTTGCTAGTAAAATTGTTTCTGGAAACCGATTTATGCTTGTAACCAGCTTGCTAGTTAATAATTGAAAATACGAGATCATCTTTTTTATCATATTCATATCACCCCTTGTACTTATTTTAATTTTATTGCCATGGAAATAGTGAAATTTCAACATTTTATACTATTCGGTTTTCTTTTTTTATGTATTTTATCGAACAAAGTCGAAAACCCTACGCCCTTACTTAATTATACCATATCCAAGTTCATCTACCTACTAATTGTAAATGAACTATAAATTAATCTATACCAATATTTTCTTCAAATAACAATTTATACGCATCTAAATTTCTTATTGGATTTAGCTCATTGTCATGCTTCATATAATCTATAAGATCTGGGCTCAAACTAGTAGCTTTAATTAAATCCCGTATACCTTTCTCTAATTTCCCAAAATGATATACATAAAGACATGCTCGGTTATAGTAAAGTACGGCTGTATCATTGTTGTATTCTATACCCATAGTAAGTACTTCTACTGAATCCTCATATTCCTCTCTTTCCTTATGGATAATTGCGAGATTTAAAAAACTATTAGGAAACCAGGGATTTTTATCTATAGCTTGTTCATAATAGCCCACAGCTCTATCCTTCTCCCCTAATTTATTTAATATAACTCCCATATTAAATAGAGCTTTAAAATTCTCAGGATTAATTTCCAGCCCTCGGTTTGTCATTTCAAGAGCCTCTTCATTCCGATTTATCTCTTCAAGTATAGATCCTACATTTACATAAGCCCAAAAATCAAAGGGATTTATTTCTATTACCTTTTTATAATACTTAATAGCCTTATCCTTTTCTCCAAGTTCATCATAAATATTAGCTAGAAAAAAATATGCCTTATCATAATATTCATCCATTTCTACAGCCTTCTCATAGTACCTAATAGCCTTGGTAAAGTCTTTTTGGTTGTCATATAGAGTAGCTAAACTATAATATCCCCTAGCATCTTCCGGATCTATGTTTAAAACCTTACTATAATATTCTTCAGCCTTTTCATAATCCTCCAGCTCATCATATAAAAGTCCTATATCTAAAATTAAGTCTATATCTTCATTTCCACCCTCGCAGCCATATGCTTTTTTATAAAACTTTAGTGCTTTTAATAACTGATCCTCTTCTTTAAATTTATTTCCTATTATTTTATAGTTATCTAACATATATTGATTATCACTCATAAAACAACCTTCTTTCATAACATCTTATATGTCTATTAATATTTGTATTTGAAATAGTATTATACCAACACTGAAGTCTAAATACAAAGGTTTTTAAGAAGTGGACTAGAATTTTTATCATTAGAAATACTTGCACTGAAGATTTAAAGCCCTTAGTCTCAAGGCGACCTAAGGGCTTTAAAATTATTCTTTTCCTTTTTTAATCCAGGTGGAACAATAATTGCACCCAGTGTACCATTAATTTGTCTAATATAAGAAAATAATAGGCATTAATCATTTAAAATGACTATTACCTATTACTGAATCTACTCAAATTTGATTGTTTTATTCGATTATAATGTTATTTTTCTCTCGAA
Proteins encoded in this region:
- a CDS encoding tetratricopeptide repeat protein, which encodes MSDNQYMLDNYKIIGNKFKEEDQLLKALKFYKKAYGCEGGNEDIDLILDIGLLYDELEDYEKAEEYYSKVLNIDPEDARGYYSLATLYDNQKDFTKAIRYYEKAVEMDEYYDKAYFFLANIYDELGEKDKAIKYYKKVIEINPFDFWAYVNVGSILEEINRNEEALEMTNRGLEINPENFKALFNMGVILNKLGEKDRAVGYYEQAIDKNPWFPNSFLNLAIIHKEREEYEDSVEVLTMGIEYNNDTAVLYYNRACLYVYHFGKLEKGIRDLIKATSLSPDLIDYMKHDNELNPIRNLDAYKLLFEENIGID